TAACCCAAAGTCTTCAAATTTCATATTCTCTCAGTTCTTAAAGCACTAGGCGCGTGCCGTATTTCATGCCAACGGCGTTTGGTCAATGATGATCCATCTTGACACTTGCCGCGGTTTAGACGACGCAGGAAACCTAACAGATTGTGTAGCGATAAGGAAAACGATGAGTGAGCGACACGGCGGAGACATCATCGGGGCGCGGCTAGCAGCCCGCGGCATCAAGGCACTCTACACCCTTTGCGGCGGACATATCTCGCCCATTTTGGTCGGAGCCGAGAAACATGGCGTCCGGATCGTGGATGTGCGCGACGAAAAACACGCCGTCTTCGCTGCCGATGCTACTGCGCGCATGACCGGCTTGCCTGGCGTGGCCGCAGTGACCGCGGGCCCGGGGCTCACGAACACCGTGACTGCCGTCAAAAATGCCGAGATGGCGCAGGTCCCACTCCTCATCCTCGGCGGGGCCACCGCCACCGTGCTCCGTGGTCGCGGCTCCCTCCAAGATATCGATCAGATTGCGCTCATGACGCCTGTGACCAAATGGTCAACGCGCGTCACCACGGTCAAGGCACTCGGACCAACCATCGACAAAGCGCTCGAAGTCGCCATGGAAGGTGTTCCTGGGCCCGTCTTTGTAGAAGTCCCCGTGGACCTTCTCTACCCAAAAGAGGTGGTGCGTTCCTGGTATCTCAAGGAAGCCGGCCTCGACAACCCCAAGACCTTGCCAGAAAAGGGCCTCGAGCTCGCCGTCAAAGGCTATCTCGGCCGCCAGTTCCACCAGCCGCACGTCGAGGTCGACCTCGACCTTCCGCGCCCCGACATGAGCATGTTCGGCGATTCTTTTGAGGCACAGGTTGCAAAGGTCTCAAAGGCGCTGAGCGGCGCGAAGAAGCCCGTACTGGTGGTCGGAAGCCAAGCGCTCGTGAATATGCTTCCCGGACAAGCTGACGATTTGGCCAAAGCTATTGAGAGTCTGGGCATTCCAACGTTCCTCGGTGGCACCGCAAGGGGACTCCTCGGAAGATTTTCGCCGGTTCAATTCCGCCACAAGCGAAGCGCCGCGTTGAAGAAAGCTGACGTGGTCATCGTGGCTGGATTCCCCTTTGATTTCCGACTCGGGTACGGGCGAAGCATCAATAAGAAATGCACACTCGTCTCGGCAAACCTGAGCGCCGAGGATTTGAAGAAGAATCGACGGCCCGATATTGCGGTGCAACATCATCCCGGAGAGTTCCTCAACGCTCTTGCGCGCACCGCGAAGCCCGGTCAGTGGGATAGCTGGTTCGACGAGATTCGAAAGCGCGAGGACGAGCGCGACGCGCAGATTGTAGAGCAGGGCGCAGAGCCCACAAATGATGGACTCATCAACCCACTCGACTTCTTCCTCAAGATGGAAGAACAAATGGCCGATGATGCCGTGCTAGTGGTGGACGGTGGGGACTGGGTCGCGACTGCCGCGTATATCTTGAGGCCGCGCGCACCACTCTCATGGCTAGATCCAGGTGTTTTTGGCACGCTCGGTGTGGGTGGTGGATTTGCGGTTGGGGCAGGTGTAGCCAAGCCAGGAAAGGAATGCTGGATCATCTGGGGCGATGGCTCGTCGGCTTATTCGTTGTCGGAGTTTGATACCTTTGCACGTCATGGGTTGGCGCCGATCGCTGTGGTCGGAAACGACGCGAGTTGGGCCCAGATTGCCCGTGACCAGGTCGAGATTCTGGGAACACCACTTGGCACCGTGCTCGAGCGAACTGAGTACCACAAAGTTGCCGAGGGTTATGGCGGGGTGGGGCTCCTTCTCACCAAGCCTCAGGATATCGACAAAACCATCGCAAAAGCCAAGAAGTTGGCCGCGCAGGGAAAACCCGTGCTCATCAATGTCCATATCGGTGGCAGCGACTTCCGCAAGGGTTCCATCTCCATTTGAAGCGCCTTCAGGCGCAGAAAAAGCACCCATGAAAATCGAATACTATTCCGATTATATCTCGCCAGATTTACTGACCCATCTGATTCAAAATTCGGAAGATGCGCCCGGGGTCGAGGGTCTTAAAGTCGCGTCCGGGCCTATCGGCGAGTTCCCGGATATCGAGACGCCTGAGGCGCATAAGTTCTTGATTGAGCTCTATTTGAGGACCCGCGACCACCTGAACAAGGTCTTGGTCCAGCGCGCGAAAGACCGAGCATTCATAGACCAAAAGACCTCCGAGTTTGTGGCGCATAACGCGGAGCTCGATTTCCATTCACCGGCCTACAAGACCGTCATCGGTCTCAAGGACGATGAAGGCCGAATCGTGATTGGCCCGAATCCAGATTATCGCGGCGACGCAACCAAAACCGTGGATGTGCCTAGGTTTATGGAGGGCATTCAGGTGACCCTCTTTGGTCCTCCGGATACGGCAAAGCTCTCAATCAACGCGATGAACGCCATCCACCGTATCCCTAAGGCCGAGCCGAAGATCGTTAGCGACTTGGTTAACGAATCCGGAGAGGTTGCGCGTTGGGGGGCCGATAACGAGGACTCAAAGACGCCTATCATGCGTAATTTCTTGCACGCGTGCAGGAATCTCGTGGGCTGTTTTGATGGAACCCTGAGCTTCGACGACCCTGACCGAAACAAGTCGTATCGCCTTGAAAATGAGCGCCTCTCAAAGCCAATTAAGCGCTTTCCCGGGCTCGCCATTCCTGACGGAAACCATATTCTTGATGGAGAGCCTCTGCCGCTTCATCTCTTCGATTTTGGCATGCATATGTTCCACAATTGGGACAAGCCAGAGGCGTTGGTCTTCTACGTCCCAAAACTCGAAAACGAAGAGGAAGCGGCCTATATCCACCATCTGGTAAAATCCGCCGAAGAGCTCCTTCAAACGCGTCATCCCGAATACCAAATGGGGCAAGTGCGGCTATTCATCGTCTATGAGAATCCGCGCGCGATTTTTAGGATCCGAGAGATTGCCGACACCCTTCATCCCTACTTTCTAGGCGGCTCACTCGGCTGGCATGACTTCCTGGGTTCGACCGCGCGCGTCTTCAAGAATGACCCGCGATATCGAATTCCGGTCAAGGCAGACCCGAATATCGTCATCAACCACATCAAAGAGTCGCATACTCTCCTGGTTGAGAAGTTGAGCCCGATTGGCGGCATCAAGATTGGAGGCATGTACGGCGTGCTCTTTGAGGACGGCAACCCAGCTTCGTACGAAGTCTCCATGGTCGGCTACATCAAGGACGTCATCACCCAACTCAAACGCGGGTTGGATGGATTCTGGGTGGCTCACCCGGACTTTGTACGCACGGGAATCGCGTTGGTGATGGCTTACAGAGACCTTGCAGCAGGCGACGAGACCACTCTGACCACACTCGTCAAAGAGCTCGTCCCCAGCGCCGTTGAGCACGAGCCCTTGCTCGAATTCATCTTTGGAACGGACGTACCTGGCCTGGACAAATCTGACCCGCTCTACCCACGAGCCGTGCTCGCCGCCACACTCGAGAAGTCAGACGTGATTGCCAACGATGACCCTGAGGAAGTGCGCTACAACGTCTTCCAGGCCCTGCAATACTTGGCCGACTGGTTGAGCGGCAATGGTTGTGTGGCCCTTCCCGCCACCATGACCAACCGCGCTGGCCAGGCTATCACAGTCCGCGTCATGGACGACCTCGCCACGACCGAACGCTCACGTTGGGAGCTCTGGGCAGAGGTCGCTCATGGCCGTGTTTCAGTCCCAGAGTTTGACGCCATCCTCCAAGCTGAACTCGAGTTCATCCGTGCAGGAAAAGATGCGCCAGGTCACGAAATCGCCGTCAAATGGGAAGGGGAGGCCGCCAAATGGTATCCAAAGGCCGCTGAGATTCTGCGCCAATTGGTCGTGACAGATAGACCCGTAGAGTTCGCCACCGAACTCTTGCTTCCGTACACGGTCAACCGCTAGCTAGCGGTACGTCACGCACGCTCTTTGCGTACGACAAGGAAGACCGACTTAGCCATGCGAGTGACCCACTTGGGGTCGTGACATTCTCGGAGCGAGACGCCCTTGGGTGCGTGATTCGTGAATACACACCCGATTGCATCGCCTCGCAGTGTAGTGATGACTCACGCGAGGTTCGCTATGAGTACGATCTGATGGGCCGAGTGACGACTCAACATTACGGCTCAGAGAACAAACCCGGTATGCTTCACAGCATACGAGAAAAAGCAATCAAGAAACAGAACGGTGGTTGGGCAAAGGGTATGAAGTTTACAATCACGGCGGCACTCGTGAATCGAAGTTGGCAACGATTTGCCTCACATCAAATATTTTAACAACAAGACCGACGGACATATTTTCTATGACAAACCAAATTGAGAGTTGGATCCAAAAGGCGAAACCTATCGAAGAGTGGCATAGCGATGATTTTGATGAGTGCCCCGAGTTCCCGATTTATATGCTCGCGCCGGAGGACGCCAAAATTGTTTGGGGTTCAGTTGTAGGCGAGGCTAAGAACATGTTTGTAGGATTTCCCGACGATCACTGGACGAATAAAAAAACTAAGCTCGGAACTCATTCTATGGACGAAGAGGATTGTGATGTTGGCGAGCAGTTAGAGACACTTAGACTTGCTGTAGATTGGCAATTGGACACTTGGGTTCTTCTCTTGTTCGGCCGCGGAGTCGTCGCGGTGGGGCAACTTGAGTCTTTCTTACAGCGATGGATTGACATGATGGGATTTGAGATGTTTTTTCTAACGAACGCCAACGGAGATTGGAAAGAAGAACTCGTTTTTGTTGCCGGTCCCAATATCTTCAAATGCGAAACGTAAGCGGTCGAAATGGTGGACGGCCGGGTGACGTGCTATCGCCTTCGCAGCGCCTAGCTCGAATATGACTCGCGGGCCGGTCGGCGCATGACGTAATGTGTGGACAAAGGCAACGTTTGCCGAATTCAACGGGTTTGGCAAGCCCCTCAGTGTGGAAAGACGCCAGGCCCGAGGTCTTGCCGAGAGGTTTTTCGCGGGTATCACGACTTCCCACACTTGGTGCCGTATTTGAAGGCGCCCACGCCTCCCACGAGGTAATCAGCGCGTGCCGCGCACCTCGTGAGATTACTCAACCAAAAGATGACGTGGTTGCCCTTTTGGACGATGCGACGGGTACGCTAGAGCGCGTGGTGTACTACACGCCGGAGGGCTTGAGTACGCATTACGATGATTCCGGGCAGGTTTT
This Microvenator marinus DNA region includes the following protein-coding sequences:
- a CDS encoding thiamine pyrophosphate-binding protein, with amino-acid sequence MSERHGGDIIGARLAARGIKALYTLCGGHISPILVGAEKHGVRIVDVRDEKHAVFAADATARMTGLPGVAAVTAGPGLTNTVTAVKNAEMAQVPLLILGGATATVLRGRGSLQDIDQIALMTPVTKWSTRVTTVKALGPTIDKALEVAMEGVPGPVFVEVPVDLLYPKEVVRSWYLKEAGLDNPKTLPEKGLELAVKGYLGRQFHQPHVEVDLDLPRPDMSMFGDSFEAQVAKVSKALSGAKKPVLVVGSQALVNMLPGQADDLAKAIESLGIPTFLGGTARGLLGRFSPVQFRHKRSAALKKADVVIVAGFPFDFRLGYGRSINKKCTLVSANLSAEDLKKNRRPDIAVQHHPGEFLNALARTAKPGQWDSWFDEIRKREDERDAQIVEQGAEPTNDGLINPLDFFLKMEEQMADDAVLVVDGGDWVATAAYILRPRAPLSWLDPGVFGTLGVGGGFAVGAGVAKPGKECWIIWGDGSSAYSLSEFDTFARHGLAPIAVVGNDASWAQIARDQVEILGTPLGTVLERTEYHKVAEGYGGVGLLLTKPQDIDKTIAKAKKLAAQGKPVLINVHIGGSDFRKGSISI